In the Nitrospirota bacterium genome, TTGATCCGCCCGCCGAATGGCGTGTGCAACACGAGCTGCATCCCGCCGCTTTCATCGAAGAACCGCTCTGCCACGATCGTCTGTTGAGTCGGCACCGTTCCGAGCACCGCCTGACCAGCCAGAACATACTCGATCGCCTGTTGCGCGCCGCGTTGATCGAGAGCGCATTCTTGGCGAAGCCACGCAATAGGCGAGAGGCGAGGGGCCATAGGCGTGAGAGGAACACCTCCGTCACCGCTTGCCTCGTACCTCGTGCCACTGGCCTGCTGCGCAATCCCTTTGCGCAGCGCTGCCACTTCTGCTGAAAGCTCTGCCGTGCGCGATGGCGCTTCGCCGCGCCAGAAGGGAATGTTCGGCGGTGCCCCCTGCGCGTCTTCTACCCGCACCTTGCCCATCTCGATACCCTTGATGCGCCAGGAGGTGTTGCCCAGTAACATGATATCGCCGGCCAGACTCTCCACCGCAAAGTCTTCATCGACCGACCCCACGACCGTGCCGTCAGGCTCCGCGACCACGGCATAGTTCGCGGTGTCCGGAATGGCCCCGCCGGACGTGATCGCCGCCAATCGCGCCCCTCGCCGGCCCTTGATACGACGATTGATCCGATCATGGAACAGATAGGCCAGCCCCCGACCACGATTGGTCGCAATCCCGTCCGCCAACATCCGCAGCACCTGATCGAAGTCCGAACGCGTTAATGCTCGATAGGGATCGGCCCGACGGCAGAGATCGAACAGATCGTCCTCATCCCATGTCTGGGTTGCCGCGGCTGCTACTATCTGCTGCGCCAAGATATCGAGCGGGGCCGGCGGTATGGTAATACGGTCCAAGGCACCAGTCCGAATCGCCCGCATCAACGCCGCACATTCGAGCAAGTCGTCCCTCGTCATGGCAAACAGGCGGCCCTTGGGAATGGCCTTGACCCAGTGACCGGCCCGGCCGACCCGCTGCAAACAGGTGGCAATCGCACGGGGCGAACCGATCTGACAGACGAGATCCACGGCCCCGATATCGATACCGAGCTCCAGGGAAGCCGTGGCGACGACGACGCGCGTCTTGCCGCTCTTGAGCCGCTCTTCAGCCGACAAGCGAATCTGGCGCGACAGGCTGCCATGGTGCGCCGCCACGGTATCGGCGCCTAAGTCTACTAGTCGTTCTTCCAGGAAGTGCGAGACTCGTTCAGCCAGGCGTCTCGTATTGACGAAGACCAAGGTCGAGCGGTGCTGCCGGACCAATTCCGCGACGCGATCGTAGATATCGCCCCAGATCGCATTCGTGGCCACAGCGCTCAATTCGTCCTTCGGCACCTCCACCGCCAGGTCCATCTCGCGCTGATGTCCCACATCGATGATCGTGGGCATTGGACGAACCCCCACCAAAAACTGCGCCACGGCTTCGATGGGCTGCTGCGTCGCGGAGAGCCCGATCCGTTGAGGCTTCGTGAGGGTCAGCGCTTCCAATCGCTCCAACGATAGAGCCAAGTGGGCTCCTCGTTTATTCGGCGCCACAGCATGGATTTCATCGACAATCACGGTCCGGACCGTCTGTAGTAACCGGCGGCTCTTCTCTGCCGTCAATAAGATGTACAACGACTCCGGGGTCGTGACGAGAATATGAGGTGGCCGCTTGAGCATCTGCTGGCGCTCGACCATCGGCGTATCGCCGGTGCGGACCAGCACACGGAGGTCCGGCATCAAGAGCCCGGCGGACAAGGCGGCATTGCCGATTGCAGCAAGCGGCTGCTGGAGGTTTTTCTGAATGTCGTTGCTGAGGGCTTTCAGCGGCGAGACGTAGAGTACCTGTGTATGCTCATCGAGTTCACGTGCCAGGGCCTGCGTAAAAAGACTGTCGATGCAAGACAAGAACGCAGCGAAGGTCTTACCGGACCCGGTGGGCGCGGCAATCAGCACATCGCCCCCGGACTGAATGGCGGGCCAGGCCTGAACCTGGACATCGGTCGGCTGACCGACCTGCGACTGAAACCACTCTGCGATGAGAGGATGAAATCGTGAGAGCGGCATGGCACAAAGATCGTACCATGCCGCAACATGAAGCTCTACCGGCTAGGGCGTCGCGCGGACATAGATATCAGGCTGAGCCGCACCGCCTGCAACGAGGTTGCTCGCCAACGAGGAGAAGGCCACAAAATCCCCGTTGCCGACGATGACAGGGACAGCACTTGCGCCAGAGCCTGCAATGGCAGGGGAGCTATTGTCCTTTGAGACAAGAGTCGATTGATTGCCTTGCGTGTCGCGAAAGAGAATTTGAGAACCACTTCCCCCGGAAATGGAGGCGATGTTTGTGGCCAACGAAACGAAGGCAATGAACGGTCCGCTTGTCGCACTGATCGCGGGCTGACTGCTTGCGCCGTTTCCCGCATTGCCCAGGGTATCCCGCGACACCAGACTCGTGAGATTGCCGATCGTGTCCCGAAGATAGATTTGAGAGCCACTCCCTCCCACAAGCGATGCCAGATTCGTCGCTTGTGACGTGAAGGCCATAAACTGTCCGTTCCCGCTGATTGAGGCTTGGCTACTTGCGCCATTTCCCGCATTGCCCGCGGCATCTCGCGACACCACGCTCGTGAGATTACCGATCATGTCTCGGAGGTAAACCTGAGAGCCACTCCCTCCCACAAGCGTCGCCAGGTTCGTCGCTTGCGACGTGAAGGCCACAAACTGCCCGTTTCCACTGATAGCACTCTCACTACTTGCGCCGTTCCCTGCATTGCCTGCGGGATTCCGCGAGACCAGCGAGGTTTGATTGGCTTGCGTATCGCGAAGGAACACCTGAGTGCCACTCCCCCCGGCAATCGACGCGAGATTCGTGGCCGCCGAGGTAAAGGCGACATACCGACCGTCTGCGCTGATCGCAGGCTGGCTGCTCGCCCCATTTCCCGCATTGCCCAGGGTATCGCGCGACACCAGAATGGTTTGATTGGTTTGCGTATCGCGAAGAAACACCTGAGTGCCACTCCCTCCGGCAATCGACGCGAGATTCGTGGCCGCCGAGGTAAAAGCGACATACCGACCGGTCTCGCTGATCGTCGGCTGATTGCTAGCTCCATTTCCCGCGTTGCCCAGGTCGACCCTGGACACTAAACTGGGCGGGCCCGTTTGGCGATCATGAATAAAAATCTGCGAGCCGCTGCCTCCTGGGAGAGCCGTCAAATTCGTAGCCGATGACGTAAATGTGATGAAGCGGCCATCTGTGCTGTTGATAGCGGCTTCTGGGCTTGTCCCGTTACTCGATGCCCCCGAACCATCTACCGAAACGCGATCCGTTCTCGGATGGATGGCAAACAAGACCGACCCTGTCGCCGTCTTTCCCGTGCTGTCACTCACCGTGAACGTTGTGGTGACATTCCCAGCAGGCGCAGCCGGTGTGCCAGTCACAATCCCGGTCGTCGCGTTCAACGTCAACCCGACTGGCAAGACCCCACCGGATACGGTCCAGGCGAATGGCGCGGTCCCCCCTGTGGCAACTAAGGTCGAGGAATAGGCATTCCCGACTACGCCATACGTTGCCGAGGTCGTCGATACCGCAAAGGCCGGACTATTGCCTCCTCCCCCACCGCTCCCACCGCCTGAGCAGTTGAGGAGACTGACCCCGAGGATCATGACCGACAATATTGAGGCGATGTGTTTCATATCCGGAATTCTCCTGCGAATTCTTCTTCGAGCAACGGTTGTGCCATCTTACCCGACTGTGAAAAGATGAGCCAACCTTACGGATGGGGGGTATTGAGTGCGCCAACCTTCGACTTCGTCGCTCGTAGTGCTGGGCTCCGGCTATACGGGGCATCTGTTGTACAGCATGGGCGCCGCTCAAGGGCGGACGGTCCTGGCCACGAGCAGGAATCCTCTTCGCCATCTCGCCGAGATGCCTTCGGAACAGCGCCTACACTTCGACCTGGAACAGCCCTCGACCTGGATGAATATCCCTACAGACGCCGATCTCGTCTGGTGCTTTCCGGCAACCCCGCTTCATCAGGTAGAGGCCTTTGCGAGTTGGCTCAACGCCTCAGCCAGACGCCTGGTGGTACTCGGCAGCACCTCCGCCTATGAGGTCGGCGAATCTCAGGACTATCCGCCTCTCTGGATCGATGAAACCGCGCCAATCGATCTGACCAAACCCCGCGTCCAGGGTGAGGAGTTCTTACGACACAACTATGGCGCGATCGTCTTACGCGTCGCAGGCATCTATGGGCCAGGGAGAAATCCGCTGAATTGGATCCGGCAGGGCCGCGTCGGCCCATCACGGAAATATGTGAACTTGATTCACGTTGAAGATCTGGCAGCGATCTGCCTCGCCGCCATCGAGAAAGGAGCTCCTGGCGAAGCCTACAACGTCAGCGACGGCCAACCCCACACCTGGAGCGAGATCTGCGCCACAGCGCAGCAGCGATGGAACGTGGCCGGAGTACCGGAAAAAGAAGACCTCTCAACAGGCAAACGCATCAGCAACGCCAAAGTTCGAACAGCGCTCGGCTACACATTGAGGCACCCAGACCTCTATGAAACTCTGGCATTGATCGAATGAGCGATGGGGACAGCACCGCAGGCTTGTCAAAACGGTCATCCAACTAGGCCGCAGGCGAGTCAAAACCGGAGGCGTACCCTCAGGGGTACGTTGAGGATTTTGATGAGCCGAGAACGACGTTGGGGACCGTTTTCACAAGCCTGCTAACGGAGGAGGGCCATCACGGCCAAACAGACCAAAAGATTATTGATCGCATGCGCCAGCATCCCCGGCAAAAGACTCCCGGTTTTCTCATACATCCAGGCCCAGAGCAGGCCACTCCATAGCACACTGATGAAGCCGACCAATCCATAGCCATGGGCAACGGCAAAGATGCTCGCACTGATCAACGCGGCAGGCAGGAAGCGGAACCTCCGACGCAGAATCGCGAACAGGAGCCCTCGAAACGCGAGTTCTTCAAACACGGGCGCGAAGATTACATACTCGACTAAGCTGATCGCCGTCAGCATCGGTGAGGCCCAGACAAGATCTGCGTCGAACCATTCAGCCCAGTGACTCGTCAGATGAAGCGGCTCCGACAGCCAATCCATCACCCACTCGCCCCACAACCCGGCAGCCACCACCGCCAAGACCGCGGTCGCCAGACCTCCGGCACGGGCCCATCCAATCTCCAGTCCAAATCCTTCGTCGAACGTCATCCCGGCCGGACGGAAGAGATGGCGATGGGCCAAAAAGAGTAACGGCAGATTCGTCATCGGAATGGCCAACGCCCGAAGCGACGCATTGTCGGGCGGCGCATACATCATAAATAGCGCCGTAAACATCGCACCGATCGCGCCACCGCGGAGCAAGACTGCCGCACCGATTCCGCCTGGCCAGGGCGGCGGCACGCCCGGTTCATGGAGCCTGACGAAACTGGACGGCTCCTTCCGCCTCAGCCAGATGAGGAGTAACGCCACCGTCCCGAGGACCAGCGCGCTGAGCTCGACAAGCGTGACGCGCTGCGACCGGACAAACTGACGGTCGACACGGTCCGCGGCCTGTTCCTGAATCCTGCGCACGAGCGCGTGATCGTTAGCACGGCGGGCCAGCCCTTCAGCCAGGCGGTCGTAAAACCAGCCGGCAGGCAACAGCTCTGCCGCCTCGGCTTGCCACAAGACATACTGGTCCGCATCATGAGCTGGTCCTTCGCCGTAGGCGGCCATCACCAGATCGGCAAACTGAGGCAGCGGATCGTCCGCTTCGGTCCATTCGTGCGCAGAGAGAAGCGCCTGGGACACATGGCCGGCCTCGGCTTGAAGAATCGCTAACTGAAGCGGCACGACCGGATCGGCAGAGACCCGGGCCAATTCTCGATACCATTCAATCGCATGGGTCTGTTCAGACTCGCGATCGCCGGAGGCCCAGGTAAAGAGCCATTGCTCCCATGGTCTCGCACGCGTGAGTCCTTCATGAACATCCATCGTCCGACTAACCATCAGACTGAGCGCTTGCTCTGGGGCCTCGATCCGCTCCAGCTTGGATGCCGAAGCGGATAGCCACACCACCATTGCCAAGGCTCCCACGAGAAATATGGCTGCCAACAGCGTGACCTTGGGCGAAAATCGTCCGGGATAGATCCCGACCGGCGGCGGCGCGTCCGTGGCTCGCCACCAGGATTGTGGCGGCGGTGCCTCGTTGAGGGACACAGTATCTGACTCCATCATGGCGCGAACTATACCATGCTGATTTTCCGACTCGAAACCCCTCAAAGTGACTAGGCCACACAGAATACCCATGGCCGAACACGATTGAACTCCGCTATACTGAGCCGCTTTCTTTCCAGCCTGGGAGAACGCAAGCCTCGGTCAACTGATCGTTCGTGAATTTGCATCTCTGACGCGATAGGGGGAGGCCCCTACAGGATGCTCAAAAAAATCGTCCAGCAAGGCCGCAGCAAGTGAAGGGCCGAGGCGTACCCGGAGGGTACGTTGAGGGTCTGAACGATGCGAGAACGACGCTGGCGATCTTTTTCAGCATCCTGTTAGATCTGGAGTGTGATGCCCTTTCCAAACTTTGCTCCCCCACGCCGGCTGCTCCTTGGCCCAGGACCCAGCATGGTGCATCCGCGAGTCCTCCGTGCGCTCTCGACTCCTCTGGTCGGCCACCTGGACCAGGCCTTCCTTGGGATCCTGAACGATATCCAGGCCCTGTTACGCGGCGTCTTTCAGACCAAAAATCGCTTCACCATCGCAGTCTCCGGCACCGGCTCAGCCGGGATGGAAGCGTCGATGGTGAATATCGTTGAACCGGGCGATACCGTGATCGTCGGGGTCAATGGCGTGTTTGGTACAAGATGGGCCTCCATTGTCGAGCGTTGCGGCGGCAAGGCCATTCGCGTGGAGGCTCCCTGGGGACAGATCATAGAGCCAGACGCCATCAAGCAGGCACTGCGCCAATCAGGCCCGGTGAAGGCGGTGGCCATCGTCCATGCGGAAACCTCGACCGGCGTCTGGCAACCGCTGGAGCCCATCGCCCACCTCTGCCGCGAACATGACACGCTGTTCCTCGTCGATGCCGTAACCTCGTTGGGAGGCGCCCCGGTCGAGGTCGATCGTTGGGGCATCGATGTCTGTTATAGCGGCACACAGAAATGTCTGAGTTGTCCACCAGGATTGTCTCCCTTCACCCTTAGCGAACGCGCATTGGCTGCGATCAAAGCCAGGCGAACGCCCTGCCAGAGTTGGTACCTGGATCTGTCGTTGATCGCGGACTACTGGGCTGAAGGCACGAGGGCCTACCATCACACGGCCCCGATCTCCATGCTCTATGCGCTACGGGAAGCGTTGCGCCTCGTCGACGAAGAAGGATCGCCTGCGCGCTTCACGCGCCACCAACTCAATAGCGATGCCGTGACTGCCGGCTTGATCGAACTTGGACTTCAGCCCCTTCCCCCCATAGGCTATCGACTCCCGATGTTGACCTGTGTCACAGTCCCCTCCCATCTTCCTGAAGCGGAGATACGGACGGATCTGCTCTCGATGTATGGCATTGAGATCGGCGGCGGACTCGGGCCTCTCACAGGAAAGGTCTGGCGTATCGGCCTCATGGGCGAATCATCGACCGAAGCGCACGTCTTAACCCTGCTCAATGCGTTGGAAGAGATCTGCATTCGAGGTGGGTGGTTGTCCACACCGGGGGTTGCACTCCAGGCTGCGGCAAGGGTCTATAGCCGCACTCCATCCTAACGACAAAAGGATATCGATCACATGGAAAACAAACCATTACTCTGGGTACTCGGTGGCGCGTCCTTTGCTTTTTTCGCCGTGCTCACCTACTGGATCTTTGCCCTGACATTGGCCGATCAGATGAAGTCCGATCTCGTTCCGCCGGAAAAGGCCGCGTCGTATATTCAGGCCTTGATCGAAGCCAACCGGAAAAACTACACGGAAAATGTCGTGGATAAACTCCACAAAGCCGGACTCGCGGTCGCGATCGAACATTGGCGGGACGAAAAAGGTGTGCCCCTGCCTGCGCAATTTCTCTTGGAGACCGGACGGCTGGTCGCACAAAAGGACCTCAAGTTCTCGTTCCGGCTCGCCAGTATGACGCCGATCTACGCCTGGAACGGTGCGACGACAGACTTTGAACGAAAAGGACTCGCCGCCGTCACCAAAGATCCCTCAAAGCCTTTCGGGGGGTTCGTCAGGCTCGACGGTGGCCGCTACTATCAAACGGTCTATCCGGACCTCGCAGTCGCCCAATCCTGCGTGACCTGTCACAACGAACATCCCAACAGCCCGCGCCGCGACTACAAAGTCGGCGATGTGATGGGCGGCATCATCATCACCATCCCCATCGACATACCATGATAACATCCTTTGCCATTCGCTCAGTGCGTGTCATCGACGGGACCGGTCGAACGATCGAACGGGCCACGGTGATGATTCGAGGGAAGACCATTGCCGCTATCGGACCGGATCGAGCGCTCGCGCTCCCACGTGGCGCGACCAAGATCGATGGCCGTGGGCTGACGCTGTTGCCAGGATTGATCGACTGTCACGTGCACTTCTGCCTTGGAGCCGAGCCGGATGTCGTCGAGGCGATCGCGAACGAGACGTCCGCACTGACATTGCTCAAGTCCAGCCGGGCGGCTCACCAAACCTTGGAGGCAGGCGTGACCACCGTACGCGACGTCGGGTCGCGGGACCATGCCATCTTCACGTTGAAACAGGCCATCGATACGGGCCTCGTGCCAGGGCCTCGCATCGTCGGAGCGGGTCTGGCGATTTGTATGGTCGGCGGCCATGCTCGATTTATCGGTCAGGAAGTGGAAGGGGTCGAACAAGTCCGTGCGGTCGTACGCGCTCAAATCGCCGCTGGAGCTGGCGTCATTAAAGTCATCGCCTCTGGCGGTGTCCTCACGCCAGGCACCTCGCCGGACCAGGCCCAAATGACGGTGGAAGAACTCAGGGCCGCCGTGGAAGAAGCCGGGCAAGCGGGGCGGAAAGTCGCCGCCCATGCCCATGGATCGTCAGGGATGAAAAATGCCATCCGCGCCGGAGTCCATTCAATCGAGCATGCCACGCTCATGGACGAAGAAGCCGCAAGCATGATGCGCGGGCAGGGAGTCTTCATGGTCCCGACCCTCTCCGCGCTGGCCACCACGGCCGCCTGCCGTCTCGGGTGCGGGGTGCCGGACAGTGCGCGCGACAAAGCCAAAGCGATGACGAAACGTCATGCCGTCAGCTTCAAGAACGCTCTGCGGGACGGCATCCAGATTGCGATGGGCACCGACGCGGGGACGCCCTTTAACTTTCATGGCGAGAACGCCCAGGAGCTTGAACGGATGGTCGCCTTCGGCATGAGCCCGATGCAGGCCATTCTCGCCTCGACCTCCGCTGCCGCGCGTTTAATCGGCATTCAGGACCAGGTGGGAACCATCGAGAAGGGGAAAGTGGCCGATCTTCTGCTGATCGAAGGCAATCCGATCCGTCGTATCGACCTACTGCGCGACCGCAGCCGGATTGTCGGGGTCATGCAAGCAGGCAAGTGGGTCGCGGGGCCACTTTCGAAGACGTGAAACGTGAGACGTACAAGGTGAAACGATTTCGAGCCGGCCTTGTTACGTTTACCCTCTACCGCCGCTCGTAGAATAACTCGAGCGCACTGGCAAAGCCTTTGATGCGGCCTTTGCGGAACACGTCCTCGAGCTGACCACCTAGCGATCTGACGCCTCCCTCATCGCCACGATTCGCCACCCCTTGAGACAACAACATCTCCGTGGCCACTTCGACGAGGCGCTGCTTGCGCCCCTCCATGTCAGGCGTGATCAGCTCGTCCATAATCTCCGCCGCCCGCTCCCGAATAATGGCTTCCTTGAACGTGTCATACCCTTGATCCGCCACCGTCCGCTCGCGGATCACGGCGAGTT is a window encoding:
- a CDS encoding putative Ig domain-containing protein, which encodes MKHIASILSVMILGVSLLNCSGGGSGGGGGNSPAFAVSTTSATYGVVGNAYSSTLVATGGTAPFAWTVSGGVLPVGLTLNATTGIVTGTPAAPAGNVTTTFTVSDSTGKTATGSVLFAIHPRTDRVSVDGSGASSNGTSPEAAINSTDGRFITFTSSATNLTALPGGSGSQIFIHDRQTGPPSLVSRVDLGNAGNGASNQPTISETGRYVAFTSAATNLASIAGGSGTQVFLRDTQTNQTILVSRDTLGNAGNGASSQPAISADGRYVAFTSAATNLASIAGGSGTQVFLRDTQANQTSLVSRNPAGNAGNGASSESAISGNGQFVAFTSQATNLATLVGGSGSQVYLRDMIGNLTSVVSRDAAGNAGNGASSQASISGNGQFMAFTSQATNLASLVGGSGSQIYLRDTIGNLTSLVSRDTLGNAGNGASSQPAISATSGPFIAFVSLATNIASISGGSGSQILFRDTQGNQSTLVSKDNSSPAIAGSGASAVPVIVGNGDFVAFSSLASNLVAGGAAQPDIYVRATP
- a CDS encoding CPBP family intramembrane metalloprotease, coding for MMESDTVSLNEAPPPQSWWRATDAPPPVGIYPGRFSPKVTLLAAIFLVGALAMVVWLSASASKLERIEAPEQALSLMVSRTMDVHEGLTRARPWEQWLFTWASGDRESEQTHAIEWYRELARVSADPVVPLQLAILQAEAGHVSQALLSAHEWTEADDPLPQFADLVMAAYGEGPAHDADQYVLWQAEAAELLPAGWFYDRLAEGLARRANDHALVRRIQEQAADRVDRQFVRSQRVTLVELSALVLGTVALLLIWLRRKEPSSFVRLHEPGVPPPWPGGIGAAVLLRGGAIGAMFTALFMMYAPPDNASLRALAIPMTNLPLLFLAHRHLFRPAGMTFDEGFGLEIGWARAGGLATAVLAVVAAGLWGEWVMDWLSEPLHLTSHWAEWFDADLVWASPMLTAISLVEYVIFAPVFEELAFRGLLFAILRRRFRFLPAALISASIFAVAHGYGLVGFISVLWSGLLWAWMYEKTGSLLPGMLAHAINNLLVCLAVMALLR
- a CDS encoding alanine--glyoxylate aminotransferase family protein produces the protein MVHPRVLRALSTPLVGHLDQAFLGILNDIQALLRGVFQTKNRFTIAVSGTGSAGMEASMVNIVEPGDTVIVGVNGVFGTRWASIVERCGGKAIRVEAPWGQIIEPDAIKQALRQSGPVKAVAIVHAETSTGVWQPLEPIAHLCREHDTLFLVDAVTSLGGAPVEVDRWGIDVCYSGTQKCLSCPPGLSPFTLSERALAAIKARRTPCQSWYLDLSLIADYWAEGTRAYHHTAPISMLYALREALRLVDEEGSPARFTRHQLNSDAVTAGLIELGLQPLPPIGYRLPMLTCVTVPSHLPEAEIRTDLLSMYGIEIGGGLGPLTGKVWRIGLMGESSTEAHVLTLLNALEEICIRGGWLSTPGVALQAAARVYSRTPS
- a CDS encoding DUF3365 domain-containing protein encodes the protein MENKPLLWVLGGASFAFFAVLTYWIFALTLADQMKSDLVPPEKAASYIQALIEANRKNYTENVVDKLHKAGLAVAIEHWRDEKGVPLPAQFLLETGRLVAQKDLKFSFRLASMTPIYAWNGATTDFERKGLAAVTKDPSKPFGGFVRLDGGRYYQTVYPDLAVAQSCVTCHNEHPNSPRRDYKVGDVMGGIIITIPIDIP
- a CDS encoding amidohydrolase family protein, whose amino-acid sequence is MITSFAIRSVRVIDGTGRTIERATVMIRGKTIAAIGPDRALALPRGATKIDGRGLTLLPGLIDCHVHFCLGAEPDVVEAIANETSALTLLKSSRAAHQTLEAGVTTVRDVGSRDHAIFTLKQAIDTGLVPGPRIVGAGLAICMVGGHARFIGQEVEGVEQVRAVVRAQIAAGAGVIKVIASGGVLTPGTSPDQAQMTVEELRAAVEEAGQAGRKVAAHAHGSSGMKNAIRAGVHSIEHATLMDEEAASMMRGQGVFMVPTLSALATTAACRLGCGVPDSARDKAKAMTKRHAVSFKNALRDGIQIAMGTDAGTPFNFHGENAQELERMVAFGMSPMQAILASTSAAARLIGIQDQVGTIEKGKVADLLLIEGNPIRRIDLLRDRSRIVGVMQAGKWVAGPLSKT